A single window of Pygocentrus nattereri isolate fPygNat1 chromosome 24, fPygNat1.pri, whole genome shotgun sequence DNA harbors:
- the myca gene encoding transcriptional regulator Myc-A, translating into MVPGTTGPLEHGRILDFTRAKCVSCAVFAHSDGVFVDTCPRAIMPMSASLACKNYDYDYDSFQPYFYYDEDEDFYQQHRQPPAPSEDIWKKFELLPTPPLSPSRRPSTADQLEMVTELLGDDAVSQSFICDMDPSQALLGSIVLHDCMWSGFSAAAKLERAVSERLASLRAARRDTALLERGGPTRLSAAATYLHDLGTPASECIDPSVVFPYPLTESPRAAEVTPDTPPNSSSGSGSDSEDEEEEEEEEEEEEEEEEEEDDEEIDVVTVEKRQRRSEVEACETRQLSPLVLKRCHVSTHQHNYAAHPSTRHEQPAVKRARLEAASLAGGGRHGKQRKCASPRTSDSEDNDKRRTHNVLERQRRNELKLSFFALRDEIPEVANNEKAAKVVILKKATECIRSMQSDEQRLLSVKEQLRRKSELLKHRLQQLRRSQL; encoded by the exons ATGGTGCCAGGGACCACCGGACCCCTGGAGCACGGGAGAATATTGGATTTTACTCGCGCGAAGTGCGTTTCTTGCGCCGTTTTCGCTCATTCTGACGGTGTTTTTGTTGATACATG CCCCAGAGCCATCATGCCGATGAGCGCGAGCTTGGCGTGTAAGAACTACGACTACGACTACGACTCGTTTCAGCCGTACTTCTACTACGATGAAGACGAGGACTTCTACCAGCAGCATCGGCAGCCGCCGGCCCCCAGCGAGGACATCTGGAAGAAGTTCGAGCTGCTGCCCACGCCCCCTCTCTCGCCCAGCCGGCGGCCCTCCACCGCTGACCAGCTGGAGATGGTCACCGAGCTGCTGGGCGACGACGCGGTGAGCCAGAGCTTCATCTGCGACATGGATCCGTCGCAGGCGCTGCTCGGCTCCATCGTCCTCCACGACTGCATGTGGAGCGGCTTCTCAGCTGCCGCCAAGCTGGAGAGGGCGGTCTCCGAGCGGCTGGCCTCGCTGCGTGCAGCCCGCCGGGACACGGCCCTGCTGGAGCGCGGTGGCCCGACACGCCTGAGCGCCGCCGCCACCTACCTGCACGATCTGGGCACGCCGGCCTCCGAGTGCATCGACCCGTCTGTGGTCTTCCCTTATCCGCTCACGGAGTCACCCAGGGCGGCGGAGGTCACGCCGGACACCCCGCCTAACAGCAGCAGCGGCAGTGGCAGCGATTCAG AAgacgaagaggaggaggaggaggaggaggaggaagaggaggaggaggaggaggaggaggatgacgaGGAAATCGACGTGGTCACCGTGGAGAAGCGGCAGAGACGGAGCGAGGTGGAGGCGTGCGAGACCAGGCAGCTGAGCCCGCTGGTGCTGAAACGCTGTCACGTCtccacacaccagcacaacTACGCAGCGCACCCCTCGACGCGTCACGAGCAGCCTGCGGTCAAGCGGGCACGCCTGGAGGCGGCCTCGCTGGCTGGCGGCGGCCGGCACGGCAAGCAGAGGAAGTGCGCGAGTCCCCGGACGTCGGACTCGGAGGACAACGACAAACGGAGGACTCACAACGTGCTGGAGCGCCAGCGCAGGAACGAACTCAAGCTGAGCTTTTTCGCCCTGCGGGACGAGATCCCCGAGGTGGCCAACAACGAGAAGGCGGCCAAGGTGGTCATCCTGAAGAAAGCCACAGAGTGCATCCGCAGCATGCAGTCGGACGAGCAGAGGCTGCTGTCCGTCAAAGAGCAGCTGAGGCGAAAGAGCGAACTGTTAAAACACAGGCTACAGCAGCTACGGAGGAGTCAGCTATGA